A genome region from Equus caballus isolate H_3958 breed thoroughbred chromosome 19, TB-T2T, whole genome shotgun sequence includes the following:
- the EIF4G1 gene encoding eukaryotic translation initiation factor 4 gamma 1 isoform X4, with protein sequence MNKAPQPTGPPPAPSPGLPQPAFPPGQTAPVVFSTPQATQMNTPSQPRQHFYPSRAQPPSSAASRVQSAAPARPGPAAHVYPAGSQVMMIPSQISYPASQGAYYIPGQGRSTYVVPTQQYPVQPGAPSFYPGASPTEFGTYAGAYYPAQGVQQFPTGVAPAPVLMNQAPQIAPKRERKTIRIRDPNQGGKDITEEIMSGARTASTPTPPQTGGGLEPQANGETPQVAVVVRPDDRSQGAIIGGRPGLPGPEHSPSESQPSSPSPTPSPPPVLEPGSEPNLTVLSIPGDTMTTGMIQMSVEESAPMPRETGEPYCLSPEPTPLAEPILEVEVTLSKPIPESEFSSSPLQVSTTLASHKVEILPEPNGTVPSEDLEPEVESSPELAPLPPPTCPSEPPMPIAPTAQPEELLNGAPSPPAVDLSPVSEPKEQAKEVTASVTPPTVLSATPAVAPPATSPAQEEEMEEEEEEGEEGEAGEAGEAEGEKRGEELLPPESSPVPAHQNLEAAVATQVAVSVPKRRRKIKELNKKEAVGDLLDAFKEVNPGVSEVENQPPVGNNPGPEPEGSSVPLRPEEADETWDAKEDKIHNAENIQPGEQKYEYKSDQWKPLNLEEKKRYDREFLLGFQFIFASLQKPEGLPHISDVVLDKANKTPLRPLDPSRLQGINCGPDFTPSFANLGRPALSNRGPPRGGPGGELPRGPAGLGPRRSQQGPRKEPRKIIATVLMTEDIKLNKAEKAWKPSSKRTAADKDRGEEDADGSKTQDLFRRVRSILNKLTPQMFQQLMKQVTQLAIDTEERLKGVIDLIFEKAISEPNFSVAYANMCRCLMALKVPTTEKPTVTVNFRKLLLNRCQKEFEKDKDDDEVFEKKQKEMDEAATAEERGRLKEELEEARDIARRRSLGNIKFIGELFKLKMLTEAIMHDCVVKLLKNHDEESLECLCRLLTTIGKDLDFEKAKPRMDQYFNQMEKIIKEKKTSSRIRFMLQDVLDLRQSNWVPRRGDQGPKTIDQIHKEAEMEEHREHIKVQQLMAKGSDKRRGGPPGPPISRGLPLVDDGGWNTVPISKGSRPIDTSRLTKITKPGSIDSNNQLFAPGGRLSWGKGSSGGSGAKPSDAASETARPATSTLNRFSALQQAVPTESTDNRRVVQRSSLSRERGEKAGDRGDRLERSERGGDRGDRLDRARTPATKRSFSKEVEERSRERPSQPEGLRKAASLTEDRDRGRDAVKREATLPPVSPPKAALSEEELEKKSKAIIEEYLHLNDMKEAVQCVQELASPSLLFIFVRHGIESTLERSAIAREHMGRLLHQLLCAGHLSTAQYYQGLYEILELAEDMEIDIPHVWLYLAELVTPVLQEGGVPMGELFREITKPLRPLGKAASLLLEILGLLCKSMGPKKVGTLWREAGLSWKEFLPEGQDVSAFVAEQKVEYTLGEESEAPSQRLFSSEELSRQLEKLLKEGSSNQRVFDWIEANLSEQQIASNTLVRALMTTVCYSAIIFETSLRVDVAVLKARAKLLQKYLCDEQKELQALYALQALVVTLEQPANLLRMFFDALYDEDVVKEDAFYSWESSKDPAEQQGKGVALKSVTAFFKWLREAEEEESDHN encoded by the exons ATGAACAAAGCTCCACAGCCCACAGGCCCCCCACCCGCCCCATCCCCTGGACTCCCACAG CCAGCGTTTCCCCCGGGGCAGACAGCACCGGTGGTGTTCAGTACGCCACAAGCGACACAAATGAACACGCCTTCTCAGCCCCGCCAG CACTTCTACCCTAGCCGGGCCCAGCCCCCGAGCAGTGCAGCCTCCCGAGTGCAGAGTGCAGCCCCCGCCCGCCCTGGCCCAGCTGCCCATGTCTACCCTGCTGGATCCCAAGTAATGATGATCCCTTCCCAGATCTCCTACCCAGCCTCCCAGGGGGCCTACTACATCCCTGGACAG GGGCGTTCCACGTATGTTGTCCCGACACAGCAGTATCCTGTGCAGCCAGGAGCCCCAAGCTTCTATCCGGGTGCAAGCCCTACTGAGTTTGGGACTTACG ctggCGCCTATTACCCAGCCCAGGGTGTGCAGCAGTTTCCCACTGGCGTGGCCCCCGCTCCAGTTTTGATGAACCAGGCACCCCAGATTGCTCCCAAGAGGGAGCGGAAGACG ATCCGAATTCGAGATCCAAACCAAGGAGGGAAAGATATCACAGAGGAGATCATGTCTGGGGCACGCACCGCATCcacacccacccctccccag ACGGGAGGCGGTCTGGAGCCTCAAGCTAATGGGGAGACACCCCAGGTTGCTGTCGTTGTCCGGCCAG ATGACCGGTCGCAGGGAGCAATCATTGGGGGCCGGCCGGGGCTACCTGGCCCAGAGCACAGCCCTTCAGAATCCCAGCCTTCATCACCTTCTCCGACCCCATCACCACCCCCAGTCCTGGAACCAGGATCTGAGCCTAATCTCACGGTCCTCTCTATTCCTGGGGACACTATGACAACCGGGATGATACAGATGTCTGTAGAAGAATCAGCCCCCATGCCACGTGAAACTGGGGAGCCATATTGCCTCTCTCCAGAACCCACTCCCCTTGCTGAACCCATACTGGAAGTAGAAGTGACACTTAGCAAACCAATTCCAGAATCTGAGTTCTCTTCCAGTCCTCTCCAGGTGTCTACCACCCTGGCATCTCACAAGGTGGAAATTCTTCCTGAGCCTAATGGCACAGTCCCATCTGAGGATCTGGAACCAGAAGTGGAGTCGAGCCCAGAGcttgcccctctccctcccccgaCTTGTCCCTCTGAACCCCCCATGCCCATTGCTCCAACTGCCCAACCTGAGGAACTGCTCAACGGAGCCCCCTCGCCACCAGCTGTGGACTTAAGCCCAGTCAGTGAGCCAAAGGAGCAGGCCAAGGAAGTTACAGCATCAGTGACTCCCCCGACCGTCCTCTCTGCTACTCCAGCTGTTGCTCCTCCAGCTACTTCCCCTGctcaggaggaggaaatggaggaagaggaggaagagggagaagagggagaagcaggagaaGCAGGAGAAGCTGAGggtgagaaaagaggagaggaactGCTCCCCCCAGAGAGCAGCCCTGTTCCAGCCCACCAGAATTTGGAGGCAGCAGTGGCCACCCAAG TGGCAGTATCTGTGCCAAAGAGGAGACGAAAAATTAAGGAGCTCAATAAGAAAGAGGCTGTAGGAGACCTTCTAGATGCCTTCAAGGAG GTGAACCCGGGAGTATCAGAGGTGGAAAATCAGCCTCCTGTAGGCAACAATCCCGGCCCAGAGCCTGAGGGCAGCAGTGTGCCCCTGCGGCCTGAGGAAGCAGATGAGACCTGGGACGCAAAGGAAGACAAAATTCACAATGCTGAGAATATCCAGCCTGGGGAACAGAAGTATGAATATAAGTCAG ATCAGTGGAAGCCTCTAAACCTTGAGGAGAAAAAGCGGTATGACCGTGAGTTCCTGCTTGGCTTTCAGTTCATCTTTGCCAGTCTGCAGAAGCCGGAGGGATTGCCCCATATCAGTGACGTGGTGTTGGATAAG GCCAATAAAACACCACTGCGGCCACTGGATCCCAGTAGACTTCAGGGCATAAATTGTGGCCCAGACTTCACTCCATCCTTTGCCAACCTTGGCCGACCAGCGCTTAGCAACCGTGGGCCCCCAAGGGGTGGGCCAGGTGGGGAGCTGCCCCGAGGGCCG GCTGGTCTAGGACCCCGGCGCTCTCAGCAGGGCCCCCGAAAGGAGCCACGCAAAATCATTGCTACAGTGTTAATGACCGAAGATATAAAGCTGAACAAAGCAGAGAAGGCTTGGAAACCCAGCAGCAAGCGGACGGCGGCTGATAAGGACCGAGGGGAAGAGGATGCTGATGGCAGCAAAACCCAG GACCTGTTCCGCAGGGTGCGCTCCATCCTGAATAAGTTGACACCCCAGATGTTCCAGCAGCTGATGAAGCAGGTGACGCAGCTGGCGATCGACACTGAGGAACGCCTCAAAGGGGTCATTGACCTCATCTTTGAGAAGGCCATTTCAGAGCCCAACTTCTCTGTGGCCTATGCCAACATGTGCCGCTGCCTCATGGCG CTCAAAGTGCCCACTACAGAAAAGCCAACAGTGACTGTGAACTTCCGAAAACTGTTGTTGAATCGATGTCAGAAGGAgtttgaaaaagacaaagatgatgATGAGGTTtttgaaaagaagcaaaaagagatGGATGAAGCTGCTACG GCAGAGGAACGGGGACGCCTGAAGGAAGAGCTGGAAGAGGCTCGAGACATAGCCCGGCGGCGCTCTTTAGGGAATATCAAGTTTATTGGGGAGTTGTTCAAGCTGAAGATGTTAACAGAGGCAATAATGCATGACTGTGTGGTTAAACTACTAAAGAACCATGATGAAGAGTCCCTTGAATGCCTTTGCCGTCTGCTCACCACCATTGGAAAAGACCTGGACTTTGAAAAAGCCAAG cCTCGAATGGATCAGTATTTCAACCAGATGGAAAAAATCATTAAGGAAAAGAAGACTTCATCCCGAATCCGCTTTATGCTGCAGGACGTGCTGGACCTGCGACAG AGCAATTGGGTGCCGCGCCGAGGGGACCAGGGTCCCAAGACCATTGACCAGATCCACAAGGAGGCTGAGATGGAAGAGCATCGAGAGCACATAAAAGTGCAGCAGCTAATGGCCAAAGGCAGCGACAAGCGTCGGGGTGGCCCCCCAGGCCCACCCATCA GCCGTGGCCTTCCACTTGTGGATGATGGTGGCTGGAACACAGTCCCCATCAGCAAGGGCAGCCGCCCTATTGACACCTCACGACTCACCAAGATCACGAAG CCTGGTTCCATTGATTCTAACAACCAGCTCTTCGCACCTGGAGGGCGATTGAGCTGGGGCAAGGGCAGCAGTGGAGGTTCTGGAGCCAAGCCCTCTGACGCAG CATCAGAAACTGCTCGTCCAGCTACTAGTACCTTGAATCGTTTCTCAGCCCTTCAACAAGCAGTACCTACAGAAAGCACAGATAACAGACGTGTGGTACAGAG GAGTAGCTTGAGCCGGGAACGAGGCGAGAAAGCTGGGGATCGGGGAGACCGCCTAGAACGGAGTGAACGGGGAGGTGACCGTGGAGACCGGCTTGATCGTGCACGGACACCTGCCACCAAGCGGAGCTTCAGCAAGGAAGTGGAGGAGCGGAGTAGAGAGAGGCCCTCCCAGCCTGAGGGACTACGCAAGGCAGCTAGCCTCACGGAGGATCGGGACCGCGGGCGGGATGCTG TGAAGCGAGAAGCCACGCTACCCCCAGTGAGCCCCCCGAAGGCCGCGCTCTctgaggaggagctggagaagaAATCCAAGGCCATAATTGAGGAGTACCTCCATCTCAATGACATGAAG GAGGCAGTGCAGTGTGTGCAGGAGCTGGCCTCACCCTCCCTGCTCTTCATCTTTGTGCGGCATGGCATCGAGTCCACACTGGAGCGTAGCGCCATTGCTCGTGAGCATATGGGGCGGCTGTTGCACCAGCTGCTCTGTGCCGGGCACCTCTCCACTGCTCAGTACTACCAAGG GCTGTATGAAATCCTAGAATTGGCTGAAGACATGGAAATTGACATCCCCCACGTGTGGCTCTACTTAGCAGAACTGGTGACGCCCGTTCTGCAGGAAGGTGGGGTGCCCATGGGGGAGCTGTTCAG GGAGATTACAAAACCTCTGAGACCCTTGGGCAAAGCTGCTTCCCTATTGCTGGAGATCCTAGGGCTCCTATGCAAAAGCATG GGTCCCAAAAAGGTGGGGACGCTGTGGCGAGAGGCTGGACTCAGCtggaaggaatttctgcctgAAGGCCAGGACGTCAGTGCATTTGTGGCTGAACAG AAGGTGGAGTATACCCTGGGCGAGGAGTCAGAAGCTCCCAGTCAGAGGCTGTTCTCCTCCGAGGAGCTGAGCAGGCAGCTGGAGAAGCTGCTGAAGGAGGGCAGCAGTAACCAGCGGGTGTTTGACTGGATAGAG GCCAACTTGAGTGAGCAGCAGATAGCATCCAACACATTAGTTCGAGCCCTCATGACAACTGTCTGCTATTCCGCAATTATCT TTGAGACTTCTCTCCGAGTGGATGTGGCAGTGCTGAAAGCGCGAGCGAAACTGCTACAGAAATACCTGTGTGATGAGCAGAAGGAGCTGCAGGCGCTCTATGCCCTCCAGGCCCTTGTAGTGACCTTAGAACAGCCTGCCA ACCTGCTTCGGATGTTCTTTGATGCGCTGTACGATGAGGACGTGGTGAAGGAGGACGCTTTCTACAGCTGGGAGAGTAGCAAGGACCCCGCTGAGCAGCAGGGCAAGGGCGTGGCCCTTAAATCTGTCACAGCCTTCTTCAAGTGGCTTcgtgaggcagaggaggaggagtcagACCACAACTGA
- the EIF4G1 gene encoding eukaryotic translation initiation factor 4 gamma 1 isoform X10 → MNKAPQPTGPPPAPSPGLPQPAFPPGQTAPVVFSTPQATQMNTPSQPRQGRSTYVVPTQQYPVQPGAPSFYPGASPTEFGTYAGAYYPAQGVQQFPTGVAPAPVLMNQAPQIAPKRERKTIRIRDPNQGGKDITEEIMSGARTASTPTPPQTGGGLEPQANGETPQVAVVVRPDDRSQGAIIGGRPGLPGPEHSPSESQPSSPSPTPSPPPVLEPGSEPNLTVLSIPGDTMTTGMIQMSVEESAPMPRETGEPYCLSPEPTPLAEPILEVEVTLSKPIPESEFSSSPLQVSTTLASHKVEILPEPNGTVPSEDLEPEVESSPELAPLPPPTCPSEPPMPIAPTAQPEELLNGAPSPPAVDLSPVSEPKEQAKEVTASVTPPTVLSATPAVAPPATSPAQEEEMEEEEEEGEEGEAGEAGEAEGEKRGEELLPPESSPVPAHQNLEAAVATQVAVSVPKRRRKIKELNKKEAVGDLLDAFKEVNPGVSEVENQPPVGNNPGPEPEGSSVPLRPEEADETWDAKEDKIHNAENIQPGEQKYEYKSDQWKPLNLEEKKRYDREFLLGFQFIFASLQKPEGLPHISDVVLDKANKTPLRPLDPSRLQGINCGPDFTPSFANLGRPALSNRGPPRGGPGGELPRGPAGLGPRRSQQGPRKEPRKIIATVLMTEDIKLNKAEKAWKPSSKRTAADKDRGEEDADGSKTQDLFRRVRSILNKLTPQMFQQLMKQVTQLAIDTEERLKGVIDLIFEKAISEPNFSVAYANMCRCLMALKVPTTEKPTVTVNFRKLLLNRCQKEFEKDKDDDEVFEKKQKEMDEAATAEERGRLKEELEEARDIARRRSLGNIKFIGELFKLKMLTEAIMHDCVVKLLKNHDEESLECLCRLLTTIGKDLDFEKAKPRMDQYFNQMEKIIKEKKTSSRIRFMLQDVLDLRQSNWVPRRGDQGPKTIDQIHKEAEMEEHREHIKVQQLMAKGSDKRRGGPPGPPISRGLPLVDDGGWNTVPISKGSRPIDTSRLTKITKPGSIDSNNQLFAPGGRLSWGKGSSGGSGAKPSDAASETARPATSTLNRFSALQQAVPTESTDNRRVVQRSSLSRERGEKAGDRGDRLERSERGGDRGDRLDRARTPATKRSFSKEVEERSRERPSQPEGLRKAASLTEDRDRGRDAVKREATLPPVSPPKAALSEEELEKKSKAIIEEYLHLNDMKEAVQCVQELASPSLLFIFVRHGIESTLERSAIAREHMGRLLHQLLCAGHLSTAQYYQGLYEILELAEDMEIDIPHVWLYLAELVTPVLQEGGVPMGELFREITKPLRPLGKAASLLLEILGLLCKSMGPKKVGTLWREAGLSWKEFLPEGQDVSAFVAEQKVEYTLGEESEAPSQRLFSSEELSRQLEKLLKEGSSNQRVFDWIEANLSEQQIASNTLVRALMTTVCYSAIIFETSLRVDVAVLKARAKLLQKYLCDEQKELQALYALQALVVTLEQPANLLRMFFDALYDEDVVKEDAFYSWESSKDPAEQQGKGVALKSVTAFFKWLREAEEEESDHN, encoded by the exons ATGAACAAAGCTCCACAGCCCACAGGCCCCCCACCCGCCCCATCCCCTGGACTCCCACAG CCAGCGTTTCCCCCGGGGCAGACAGCACCGGTGGTGTTCAGTACGCCACAAGCGACACAAATGAACACGCCTTCTCAGCCCCGCCAG GGGCGTTCCACGTATGTTGTCCCGACACAGCAGTATCCTGTGCAGCCAGGAGCCCCAAGCTTCTATCCGGGTGCAAGCCCTACTGAGTTTGGGACTTACG ctggCGCCTATTACCCAGCCCAGGGTGTGCAGCAGTTTCCCACTGGCGTGGCCCCCGCTCCAGTTTTGATGAACCAGGCACCCCAGATTGCTCCCAAGAGGGAGCGGAAGACG ATCCGAATTCGAGATCCAAACCAAGGAGGGAAAGATATCACAGAGGAGATCATGTCTGGGGCACGCACCGCATCcacacccacccctccccag ACGGGAGGCGGTCTGGAGCCTCAAGCTAATGGGGAGACACCCCAGGTTGCTGTCGTTGTCCGGCCAG ATGACCGGTCGCAGGGAGCAATCATTGGGGGCCGGCCGGGGCTACCTGGCCCAGAGCACAGCCCTTCAGAATCCCAGCCTTCATCACCTTCTCCGACCCCATCACCACCCCCAGTCCTGGAACCAGGATCTGAGCCTAATCTCACGGTCCTCTCTATTCCTGGGGACACTATGACAACCGGGATGATACAGATGTCTGTAGAAGAATCAGCCCCCATGCCACGTGAAACTGGGGAGCCATATTGCCTCTCTCCAGAACCCACTCCCCTTGCTGAACCCATACTGGAAGTAGAAGTGACACTTAGCAAACCAATTCCAGAATCTGAGTTCTCTTCCAGTCCTCTCCAGGTGTCTACCACCCTGGCATCTCACAAGGTGGAAATTCTTCCTGAGCCTAATGGCACAGTCCCATCTGAGGATCTGGAACCAGAAGTGGAGTCGAGCCCAGAGcttgcccctctccctcccccgaCTTGTCCCTCTGAACCCCCCATGCCCATTGCTCCAACTGCCCAACCTGAGGAACTGCTCAACGGAGCCCCCTCGCCACCAGCTGTGGACTTAAGCCCAGTCAGTGAGCCAAAGGAGCAGGCCAAGGAAGTTACAGCATCAGTGACTCCCCCGACCGTCCTCTCTGCTACTCCAGCTGTTGCTCCTCCAGCTACTTCCCCTGctcaggaggaggaaatggaggaagaggaggaagagggagaagagggagaagcaggagaaGCAGGAGAAGCTGAGggtgagaaaagaggagaggaactGCTCCCCCCAGAGAGCAGCCCTGTTCCAGCCCACCAGAATTTGGAGGCAGCAGTGGCCACCCAAG TGGCAGTATCTGTGCCAAAGAGGAGACGAAAAATTAAGGAGCTCAATAAGAAAGAGGCTGTAGGAGACCTTCTAGATGCCTTCAAGGAG GTGAACCCGGGAGTATCAGAGGTGGAAAATCAGCCTCCTGTAGGCAACAATCCCGGCCCAGAGCCTGAGGGCAGCAGTGTGCCCCTGCGGCCTGAGGAAGCAGATGAGACCTGGGACGCAAAGGAAGACAAAATTCACAATGCTGAGAATATCCAGCCTGGGGAACAGAAGTATGAATATAAGTCAG ATCAGTGGAAGCCTCTAAACCTTGAGGAGAAAAAGCGGTATGACCGTGAGTTCCTGCTTGGCTTTCAGTTCATCTTTGCCAGTCTGCAGAAGCCGGAGGGATTGCCCCATATCAGTGACGTGGTGTTGGATAAG GCCAATAAAACACCACTGCGGCCACTGGATCCCAGTAGACTTCAGGGCATAAATTGTGGCCCAGACTTCACTCCATCCTTTGCCAACCTTGGCCGACCAGCGCTTAGCAACCGTGGGCCCCCAAGGGGTGGGCCAGGTGGGGAGCTGCCCCGAGGGCCG GCTGGTCTAGGACCCCGGCGCTCTCAGCAGGGCCCCCGAAAGGAGCCACGCAAAATCATTGCTACAGTGTTAATGACCGAAGATATAAAGCTGAACAAAGCAGAGAAGGCTTGGAAACCCAGCAGCAAGCGGACGGCGGCTGATAAGGACCGAGGGGAAGAGGATGCTGATGGCAGCAAAACCCAG GACCTGTTCCGCAGGGTGCGCTCCATCCTGAATAAGTTGACACCCCAGATGTTCCAGCAGCTGATGAAGCAGGTGACGCAGCTGGCGATCGACACTGAGGAACGCCTCAAAGGGGTCATTGACCTCATCTTTGAGAAGGCCATTTCAGAGCCCAACTTCTCTGTGGCCTATGCCAACATGTGCCGCTGCCTCATGGCG CTCAAAGTGCCCACTACAGAAAAGCCAACAGTGACTGTGAACTTCCGAAAACTGTTGTTGAATCGATGTCAGAAGGAgtttgaaaaagacaaagatgatgATGAGGTTtttgaaaagaagcaaaaagagatGGATGAAGCTGCTACG GCAGAGGAACGGGGACGCCTGAAGGAAGAGCTGGAAGAGGCTCGAGACATAGCCCGGCGGCGCTCTTTAGGGAATATCAAGTTTATTGGGGAGTTGTTCAAGCTGAAGATGTTAACAGAGGCAATAATGCATGACTGTGTGGTTAAACTACTAAAGAACCATGATGAAGAGTCCCTTGAATGCCTTTGCCGTCTGCTCACCACCATTGGAAAAGACCTGGACTTTGAAAAAGCCAAG cCTCGAATGGATCAGTATTTCAACCAGATGGAAAAAATCATTAAGGAAAAGAAGACTTCATCCCGAATCCGCTTTATGCTGCAGGACGTGCTGGACCTGCGACAG AGCAATTGGGTGCCGCGCCGAGGGGACCAGGGTCCCAAGACCATTGACCAGATCCACAAGGAGGCTGAGATGGAAGAGCATCGAGAGCACATAAAAGTGCAGCAGCTAATGGCCAAAGGCAGCGACAAGCGTCGGGGTGGCCCCCCAGGCCCACCCATCA GCCGTGGCCTTCCACTTGTGGATGATGGTGGCTGGAACACAGTCCCCATCAGCAAGGGCAGCCGCCCTATTGACACCTCACGACTCACCAAGATCACGAAG CCTGGTTCCATTGATTCTAACAACCAGCTCTTCGCACCTGGAGGGCGATTGAGCTGGGGCAAGGGCAGCAGTGGAGGTTCTGGAGCCAAGCCCTCTGACGCAG CATCAGAAACTGCTCGTCCAGCTACTAGTACCTTGAATCGTTTCTCAGCCCTTCAACAAGCAGTACCTACAGAAAGCACAGATAACAGACGTGTGGTACAGAG GAGTAGCTTGAGCCGGGAACGAGGCGAGAAAGCTGGGGATCGGGGAGACCGCCTAGAACGGAGTGAACGGGGAGGTGACCGTGGAGACCGGCTTGATCGTGCACGGACACCTGCCACCAAGCGGAGCTTCAGCAAGGAAGTGGAGGAGCGGAGTAGAGAGAGGCCCTCCCAGCCTGAGGGACTACGCAAGGCAGCTAGCCTCACGGAGGATCGGGACCGCGGGCGGGATGCTG TGAAGCGAGAAGCCACGCTACCCCCAGTGAGCCCCCCGAAGGCCGCGCTCTctgaggaggagctggagaagaAATCCAAGGCCATAATTGAGGAGTACCTCCATCTCAATGACATGAAG GAGGCAGTGCAGTGTGTGCAGGAGCTGGCCTCACCCTCCCTGCTCTTCATCTTTGTGCGGCATGGCATCGAGTCCACACTGGAGCGTAGCGCCATTGCTCGTGAGCATATGGGGCGGCTGTTGCACCAGCTGCTCTGTGCCGGGCACCTCTCCACTGCTCAGTACTACCAAGG GCTGTATGAAATCCTAGAATTGGCTGAAGACATGGAAATTGACATCCCCCACGTGTGGCTCTACTTAGCAGAACTGGTGACGCCCGTTCTGCAGGAAGGTGGGGTGCCCATGGGGGAGCTGTTCAG GGAGATTACAAAACCTCTGAGACCCTTGGGCAAAGCTGCTTCCCTATTGCTGGAGATCCTAGGGCTCCTATGCAAAAGCATG GGTCCCAAAAAGGTGGGGACGCTGTGGCGAGAGGCTGGACTCAGCtggaaggaatttctgcctgAAGGCCAGGACGTCAGTGCATTTGTGGCTGAACAG AAGGTGGAGTATACCCTGGGCGAGGAGTCAGAAGCTCCCAGTCAGAGGCTGTTCTCCTCCGAGGAGCTGAGCAGGCAGCTGGAGAAGCTGCTGAAGGAGGGCAGCAGTAACCAGCGGGTGTTTGACTGGATAGAG GCCAACTTGAGTGAGCAGCAGATAGCATCCAACACATTAGTTCGAGCCCTCATGACAACTGTCTGCTATTCCGCAATTATCT TTGAGACTTCTCTCCGAGTGGATGTGGCAGTGCTGAAAGCGCGAGCGAAACTGCTACAGAAATACCTGTGTGATGAGCAGAAGGAGCTGCAGGCGCTCTATGCCCTCCAGGCCCTTGTAGTGACCTTAGAACAGCCTGCCA ACCTGCTTCGGATGTTCTTTGATGCGCTGTACGATGAGGACGTGGTGAAGGAGGACGCTTTCTACAGCTGGGAGAGTAGCAAGGACCCCGCTGAGCAGCAGGGCAAGGGCGTGGCCCTTAAATCTGTCACAGCCTTCTTCAAGTGGCTTcgtgaggcagaggaggaggagtcagACCACAACTGA